One Candidatus Poribacteria bacterium genomic window, ACGGAGAGGTTTGGATTGGGCTGGTTGAAGTTCGTGATGACCGCTTCGGAGAGCTTGGAGTTGGGCACGATGATCATGTTGTCGGTCAGCGTGCGGATGGTCGTCGTGCGCCAGGTGATGTCCGCCACGTAGCCGCGTTCGCCCGTCGTGTCGTACTCGATGAAGTCGCCGACCTTGAGCTGCCGCGCCAGAATGATCTGGAGACCGGCGAAGAGGTTCGTCAGCGTCGGCTGGAACGCCAAGGCGACCGCCAAGCCCCCGACGCCCAACGTCGTCAGGATCGGCGTGATCGGCACCCCGAACGTCTGGAGGATCATCAAGCCGCCGACCGCGAAGATCGTCACCTTGATGAGGTTCTCAAAGATGCTCGTCCCGGGCAGAACGCCTTCCATGCGCGTCGCATAGACGCGAAGGGCTCCCGCCGCCATGCGAGCCAGCACGACCGTCAGCGAGAGCGTCACCAGCGCGAGCAGAACCTTGTGGACGTCGTCGGTGATAGCCTCCTTGAGCGGCAAGCCCGTCATACCGGCACGGAACCCGATGATTCCCAGCCAGATGATCGCCATCCCGCGCAGGGACTTCGTGATGATCTCGTCGAGCCGCCAGCGGGTCGATTCGGCGAGCTTCGTCAGGCGGGCGATGACAATCCGGTCGATGACGAACCCGACGATCAGCGATCCGAGGAAGATCGCGATGCCGACGAGCAGTTGGTCGAGCGTCGGGTATTCGGTGAAGAGCGCCTTCACAGACGGGTCCTAACCGGTCAAAGTCGGTGTGGAGAGGCTCCCCGTCGGATTGCCGGGGCGCAACTCGCCGCTATATTAGCCGCGTCGCCCGTTCGCGGCAAACGGGCAACCGGTGAGGTGCGCACTCCAACGTCGCCAGTTAAAGCAGGGCGCTGAAAGCTTCGAGCCCTCATCCCAACCTTCTCCCTTCCTAGGGTCAGGACTTTCGCTTCGGACTCGAAAACGTGTCAGATTGACGTGTTCCAACGAAAAGGGCTCTCGCAGAACCCGCATGAACGCTACAATGTCCGGTTGACCTGTACTTCCGATAACGTGCAAAGCGAAAGTCCTGATCTCGTCAACCGAGTCGAATTCTGCCTCAACACCCTATTTGAGTCAATACACCGGAGTAAGGAGTTGACGCCAGATTTCATCGAAGACCTCCAACTCGCACCACGCTTGGAAACGGCGGTGGATCGTGCTGTCGTCGCCGTATTCCTTCGAGATGTGGTTCCACTGACAACCAGTGCGCAGTTTGTGAGGATCCCGTCCGACACCGGGCGAAGTGGCACGTGGCGTCTCTGCGGTCAGACTGCTTGGTGCTTCTCTGAGTACTCGATCGCAGAAGTTCATACGGCTTGTCATTCTTCGCTTCGCTCAGGACAGGTTCCTGAGGAGCGAAGCGACGAAGGATCTCGCGTATCACATGCCATGCAGATTCTTCGCTTCGCTCAGAATGACAGTACCCGCAGGAACTTCCGAGATGGACGACTGGGCGACACCGCGATGCGCACCGCGTTTCGTGGTGACAGCGAGGCCAGTCGGTTGCGAAGCGTATCGCGCTTCACATCGTCAATGGCGACATAACCGGCGTCATCGCCCGGCTTCGCTAGGAATCCTGTCAAGTTGACACGGATGGTCTCACACCCGCCCTCACTGCCCCTTCATCCCCCCATGGAGCGCGCGGGTTAACGACCGATACCTGACGGGTTCACGTCGATGACGACCTCGCGGATCAACACGCGGGGATGCTGCGTCACGAGGAACAACGCCGCTTCCGCGACGTCGGAAGGCTGGAGGATCGTCGAAGGGTCTTCCGTCGGATTGTTCTTGGCGCGCGTGCGCGTCGCCACGGGGCCCGGGCAGAGCGCGTAAGCGCGGATGTTCACGCTGCTTCCCGCCTTCGAGAGCGCTTCCGTGAAGCCCACCAGCCCGAACTTCGACGCCGCGTAGGTCGCGTTCGACGCGCTTGCCTGCTTGCCGGACACCGACGACACGTTGACGATGTGACCCCCACCCCTCTCGACCATCTGGTTCCACAGCAGCTTCGTCAGGAGGAAGGGAGCCTTCAGGTTCACCGCCATCGTGAAGTCCCACGTCTCTTCGGGAATGTCGGGAACCGGGTGGTGGATCGCCACGCCCGCGTTGTTCACGAGGATATCGACGACGCCGAACTCGCCAAGCGCCTTCGATGCGAGCGCGCGGACGGCGTCGGGTTCCGCCATGTCCATCGGGACGACCAGAGCCCGGACTCCCAGCGCGGAGACCTCCTGCGCAACGGCGTCGAGCTCCGATTCCGTCCGCGACGCCAGCGCGAGGTCAGCCCCTTCGGCGGCGAATGCGAGGGCGATGGCTCGTCCGATACCGCGTCCTGCGCCGGTGATGAGCGCTGTCTGACCTTTCAAGCGCATGGTTCCCTCCCATAATGGCGGTCTCACCGTTGGGCGTTTGCCAGCATCTCCGGCTCTTTTCCGCCGACGAACCGGATGCGGCTGTCCACGGGAACCCGTGTCGCCGTCTCAACCGACCCGCCCGGATAGCGCACTTCGATCCGGTCGATCCGCTTGCCGTGCGGCGTTCCGATGACCAGCTCCGGGGCGCTGGACGACATATAGCTCGATCCCGCCGTAACCTGCGCGACGCGAGCTCGCTTCCCGACTCGCACCTCGACCCGCGCGCCGGGAGGCGCTTGGATGCGAACGGCGCTCTGCTCGTGTCCTGTGTCGTTGCGGAAGAGCAGCAGGCGTCCGTTGTTCTGCGAGACGGCGATATCGAGATCGCCGTCCCCGTCGTAGTCGGCGACGGCGGAACCGCGTCCAGCCCCCCATGGGGCTACGGCGAAGGCGTCGCGGAGCTCGGTGAACCGCCCGCCTTCGTTGCGGAAGAACTGGCTTCGCTGTCCCTCGCAGCAGGATTTGTCCGTCTCGCTCGGACTCGTGTAGCCGTTGGCGACGTAGATGTCGGGATCGCCGTCGTTGTCAAAGTCCGCCAGATGAGTGCCCCATCCGGTCAGCCCCATGGACGGCGGTCCCAAGCCGGATTCGAGCGTGGCGTCGTCGAACGTATCGCTGGACTTCCTACCTGCCGGCGCGATCTGATTGTTCCGATAGAGCGCGTTCGTCTCCATCTGCCAGTTCGTGACGAAGAGGTCGAGATCGCCGTCGCCGTCGATGTCGCCGAAGGAGAGCCCCATCGATCCGCGCGAGTCCTCCGTGCCGGTGGCGAAGCTCACGTTCTCGAATGTGCCGTCGCCTCGGTTCCGATAGAAAACGTTGGGCGTGTTGTCGTTCGCCACGTAGAGGTCGAGATCGCCGTCGTGGTCATAGTCGCAGAAGATCGCCCCCAGGCCGCGACCGTCCGGGTTGGCGACTCCGGCTCGCGCGGTCGCGTCGGTGAACGTCCCATCCCCGTTGTTGATGTAGAGCGAGTTCGCCTGGGGCGGATAGTTGTCGGGAACCAGCGTGTGGAGTTCCGGTCTCCCAGACCCATCGTGCGCGACCGCTGCGGCTGGGCTGTTGAAGTCGAGATACCGGACGACGTAGAGATCGAGGTCGCCGTCGCCATCGACATCTCCCCACGCGGACGACGCCTCCCACCCCCATCCGGCGACGCCCGCCTTCGCAGCGACGTCCTCGAATGTCCCATTGCCCCGATTCCGATAGAGCTTCGCCGGCTCCTCGAAGTGCGTCACGAAGAGGTCCGTCCAGCCGTCCCCGTCGTAGTCCGCCGCCGTAACGCCCATCCCCCAACCGAAGCCTGTCACTCCGGCTGCCTCTGCGACATCGGTAAAACGCCCGCCGTCGTTGCGGTAGAGAGCACTCGGGTATCCCTTCCCATTGACGACGTAGAGGTCCCAGTCGCCGTCGTTGTCGAAGTCCAGCCAGGCGAGTCCGCTGCCCATCGACTCGCAGATGAGGTCCATGTCACCGTCGATCTGGCGATGGACGAAGCGCATTCCGACTTCCTGTGCCACCTCCGTGAAGCGCGTCTCGACGGGCGTCAACGCGGCATCGCGCTGTCCGCAAGAAGACAGAACAGCCGACGCAATCAAGACGCCCACGGTACCCCACCGTAGACGGATCATAGTCCTCCCTATCCGGACGCCGGCTCGTCTCCGGCATCCAACCGTCGGATCTGCTCGATGCGCCGTTCGTGCCTCCCACCGCCGAACGGCGTTTCGAGCCACACGCGCACGATTTCGGCAGCATGCGGCGCGGCGGTGAACCGCGCCCCCAGCGCGAGGACGTTCGCGTCGTTGTGCTCGCGCGCGAGGCGGGCGTAGTCCGTGTTCACGCAGAGCGCGGCGCGGATGCCCTCGATCTTGTTCGCCGCGATGGAGATGCCCAGCCCCGTCCCGCAGATGACGATTCCCCGGTCCACCGACCCGTCGCGGACGAGCCTCCCGACCGCCGCGCCGAACTCCGGGTAGTCCACCGACTCCGTGCTGTGCGTTCCGACATCGACGACGTCGATGCCCTGCTCGGACAGATAGCGCTTGACGGCTTCCTTTAGCTCGTACGCGGGATGGTCGCCGCCGATGGCGATCTTCATGGGCGTTCCCCTTCGTCGAGAACGGACTGGATGCGCTCCGCCGAGATGACCCCCTGCCGCAGGATGCGCGGCGGCTCGCAGGTCGTGTCGATGACTGTCGATGCGATGGACCCCGGTGTCGCTCCACCGTCGAGGATGACGGCGACGTGCTCTCCTATCGACGCGGCGACGTCCTCTGCGCTAGTCGCCGGAGGCTCGCCGGAGAGATTCGCGCTCGTCACGGCGAGCATGCCGCGGCATGCGCGGATCAGCGCGCGCGCTCCCTCGTGCGCCGGTATCCGCACGCCGATCGTCCCGTCGGACGAGGTCAGTTCCTTCGCACAGTCGAACGCCGGATGGACGACGAGCGTCATCGCGCCCGGCAGGAACGCCTTCGACAGCCGCTCCGCCGTCGGCGAAAGCCGGCAGGTTCCCACGAGAACGTCGAGATCGGCGAAGAGCAGCGGAATCGGCTTGCCAGCGTCCCGACCTTTCGCGTCGAACAGCCGTCCGAGCGCGTCGCGGTTCTGCGGGTCGGCTCCGACGCCGTAGACCGTATCCGTCGGGAAGGCGATAAGCTCTCCGCGTTCGACCGCTTCCCGCGCCAGACCGATGCCGGTCATATCGTGGACGACGGCGGTCATGCCACGGTCCGAGTCGGCAGCGGACCCGACGCGGCGGCTCCGAGCTGGAGTCCCGAGACGTCGCCCCGTCGCCACTGATGGTATCCGACGCCTGCGATCATCGCTCCGTTGTCCGTGCAGAGCGACATCGGCGGGATCGAGAGCGCGATGCCTCGCGCGTCGGCGATCTCCCGCGTTCGGTTCCGAAGCGCCCGGTTCGCCGCGACGCCTCCTGTGATCGTCACCGCACGGGCTCCGACGGCTTCCGCCGCGCCGAACAGCTTGGCGACGAGCGTCTCCACGGCAGCCCGCTGAAACCCCGCCGCGACCGCCGGCACGGACACCTCGCCGCCGCTCCGTTCGACGTGGTAGCGCACGGCGGTCTTCAAGCCGCTGAAGCTGAACCGGAAGTCGCCGCTGTCCAGCATCGGACGAGGGAAATCCACCTCCGGTTCGTCCGAGCTCGCCGCGAGGCGGTCGATGAGTGGTCCTCCGGGGAACCCCAAGCCCAGCAGCTTTGCCACCTTGTCGTACGCCTCTCCGACGGCGTCGTCGAGCGTCAAGCCGAGGACTTCGTACCGCCAGCCTTCGTCGACGCGCACCAGCAGCGTGTGACCGCCGGACACGGTCAGGCAGACGTGAGGAAACGGCACGTCGTCAACCATCGCGGGCGCATACACGTGCCCTTCGATGTGGTGAACGCCGATCAGCGGCAGACCCGACACGTATGCGATCGCCTTGGCCGCCGCGACGCCCACGAGTAGGGCTCCGACCAGTCCCGGGCGGTCCGTAACGGCGATGGCGCATAGGTCCGACAACGTGACGCCGGCATCCCGCAGCGCTCGATCCACGATCCGCGTGACGATCTCCGCGTGCTTTCGCGACGCCAGTTCGGGAACCACGCCCCCGAAGCGCTCGTGGACCTCGATCTGCGATGCGACGACGTTCGACCGGATGTCCCGCCCATCCGCAATGACGGCGGCGGAGGTCTCGTCGCACGATGTGTCGATGCCGAGAACCAGATGCGGCAAAGCGTCTGTCCTAGCGGAACACGATGATGCGGATGGCATCCGTGTTGATGAAGCTGTCATCGAGCGCGTGCTGCCCGTCCGAGACGAACACGGGCGTCGAGCGGATCGGCACGAGCTCCTTCTCGATGCGCGTGACGCGGAACCCCAGCGTGCCCTTCGTGTCGGTCGGGAACCGGAACGCCTTCAGCTCTTCGGCGGTCTTGAACTCGTAGATTTCGACGGTCGCCGATTTGCCCTTCGTCTCGGCGTTCCCGTTGGGCATGGGAGTGTCTCCGCCGCACTGAAGGAACACGATGACTAGGAGAACAAGGCTCAGCAGCTTCCAGCGCATCGTTCGATTCTCCTGCGATCGGCTATCTAACGTAGTAGCACGTGTCACCGGCACGGCGGTTCGGAGCATCGCCGTCGGTCGGACTTCAGGGAGGTACGGACATGAAGCGCGCGGTTCTGTTGTGCTTGGGTCTGCTGGGCGTCGCGCTCCTCGCTGGATGCGCCGCGGGAGCCAACCCGAACACTGCCACGCCGGACGCCGTCGGGAAGGTCGCCGGTTTCTGGCAGGGCTTGTGGCACGGACTCATCGTGTTCATCACATTCATCGTATCCCTGTTCAACGACTCCGTGAGCGTCTACGAAGTCCACAACAACGGCGGCTGGTACAACTTCGGCTTCGTGCTGGGTGCCATGTCGGCGTTCGGCGGGGGCAGCCGAGCCGCGAAGTAGACGCCGCTAGATCATATTGAGTACGACCGACGGCATGCTGATCGGCAGGCATTCGTCGGCGATTCCAGCCCACACGCCGCGCGCGTCCATGCTCGGGGCATCGTCGTCGGAGGGCGCTCCAAGCAGGACGCGGAGCACCGCCCCTTCGCCGTCGATGCGCAGCGTGTCATCGCCTGAGACCGCCGTCCAACGCCCGCTCCCGTGCGTGACCTCGAAGCCGTTCGGGAGCGCGCCGCGTTCCGCCAAGGGGTTCAGCAGTTTTCGCAGCGTGCGCGCCGGATCGAGCGCCTTCACGGTTCCGCCGGTTCGCGCGACGACACCCGCGATGCCGCAGGCATCCAGCAGTTCGCCCAGACCGTCCCGCCTCGGCACGCTCACATCGACCGGCATGCCGCCCGACTGAGCCAGGTCGCGGATCGCCGCCAAGACGCACGTCCGGCCGCCGCCGTACTCGATGATCCACGTCGACCGCTCGGCGTGGGCCCATGTGGCGTAATAGCCGACCGGCGTTCCCCCAAGCTCGACGACGTAGATGCCACACTGCCTGCCGGCGCAGTAGCCGCAGTCGAGCACGAGCGCGAAATCGGCAGGTCGACGAACGATCCGCGTCGTCTCGCGCGAATGGAGCCGCGCGATGAGGGCTGCGTCTGCCGGGGTCGCTTGGCGAACCGAGACCTTCGGCAAGTCGCCCAACGGCGACGAGTCGTCCACGCGGAACCGCAGCTCGATCCCGACGTGATTCGCTCCCGCCGCGTAGTAGAGAGGGCGCGTTCCCGAGATGTAGGCGAAGTCCGCCCCGTGCTCGCGGAACCGATTATGGGTCGCCTCCAGCGCGGCGCTGGCGAGCCCGTTGCCCCGATGCGACGCGTCGGTGCAGACGCTCCCGACGTATCCCACCCGCAGGACGACTCCGCCCGTCACGAAGTCGCGCTCGAGCCCCTGAACCATCGAGACGGGAGCGCCGTCGCGGAACATCGCGATTGTGTTCTCGCGGCGGTCGCCGTGGAACACCATGGGCCACGCTCGCGCGGCAGACGCGAAGTCCGTCACGTTCGGGAAGAACACGCGGCGAGCCAATGCGACGGTGGCTTCCCATTCATCGGGCGTGGGCGTTCGGGGTCCGTCGTACTCAGACAGGTTGGGGGCGATCACGGCGTCTCCAGAGCCGAACCGGGAGACCGGCAGGGCAAGATGGGCGGATCGAGGTCGGCACGGTGCGACGGCGAGATGATAGCACGGGGAGGCAGCCCAACGAACCCTGGTGCTGGTCGGAACAGGGCTGTTTCATGGACGGACCGCCTGATCCCGAATCGGGTCAACCCAACTCGTCATTCCCGCTTTCGCGGGAGCGACGGAGCGGAAACGGTGGCTCCATGGACGGCTAGTGTCCCGTCGGAGCAGTGGACATTCGTCTGGACCCCGCCGTGCGGGGACCGAGTGGCTTCATGAAACAGCCCTGAGATCACGCCGCTCGTCCTGTTGTTACCCCCGCGTTGCTGTCATTCTGAGGAACGGAGAGACTTCTGAGGAACGGAGAGACGAAGAATCTCAGAGATGCGTCCCTTCGCCTCGCTGGGGGCGGGACGCTCTCGGCGATGGAGCCTGACTTCGCATTGCGCCGTCGTCGCTCACTCCGTATCATGGAACCGTGGAACTCGTCGCGCGGGTGACCCAAAACCTGAGGAGAGACCGATGCGTGTTCGCTATCTGGGCTTGGCTTTCGCGCTGCTGGCTGGCATCTGGGCAACCAGCGCTGCCGACGCGAAACAACTCTACGGTTCCGACTTCCAGAACGATGCGATTGGCAAAGCCCCCGCTGGCTGGGAGGTCGGGTTCAAGGGGAACACAGCCGCCGAAGTGATCGCCGACCCCAAGGACGGCGGCAACAAGGTCCTCGCGTCGTCCAAGAGCGCGGCAAACGCGTCGCGGCACGATGTCGGCGGCTCGATCTACGTCGTCGGCGATGCCGGATGGACCGACTACATCATCGAGTACGACGCCTACTTCCCGGAAGAGTTCTACATGGGAACCCTCTTCCGGTTCCAAGAAGGCAACATGTTCTACCTGTTCGACCGCAGGTCGGGCGGCGAGTCGGGCAACTTCGACTTCTGGTTCCGCAACGGCGGCGCCTGGAACGCTGTCCTCCAGGGCGGCAAGTTCGCGACGAAGCCGCAGACCTGGTACCGGTTCCGCCTGAAGATCGCCGGCGACACGTTCGAAGCCTACGCCGGAGCGAAGGCGGACAACCCCGCGTTCGACTCGATGAAGCCCTTCCACACCGCCAAGAACAACGCCCTCAAGGCGGGCAAGTTCGGGCTGTACGGGCTGATCTACATCGACAACCTGGTGATCGGCGAGACGACCGCCGACCTCGTGCTGCCGGTCGAGCCGAAGGGCAGGCTCGCCGTCACGTGGGCGGGGCTGCGCGAAGAGCGCTAGGGGTTCCGACGGCGGATGGGCTTGGGCGGCGAATCCGGCGGGGTTCGCCGCAGAACCCGTAGCAGAAGCTCGTAGAAGGCAATCCGGCGACCGATCCGCCCCTCGTCCCGCTCGCGCTCGTAGAGGAAGAACCCGGTTCCGATGAACGCGGCGACGAAGGCGAGCGTCCACAGCCCGAGCTCCGCCCATAGCGACCCCTCGACCGGCGTGCCGGCGACCCAGTAGGGGAGCATCCGCGCGGCGACGCGAGCCGCCAGCGAGAAGCAGACGAGCGACGCGCCGAACAGGACGATGAAAAAGACCTGCATCGAGGCTCCCGACGCGGCAGGCTATTCGATGGGCGTTCCGTAGACGAGGATCGTTTCGATGTAGGTGCCCGTCCCGGCGACATGCGTGCCCTGATCGCGCCGCAGCGAGGGCATCTGGACGATCACGCGCACGGCGTCCGCGACGGCGTCCGTACGCACCGCCAGGTTCGAGGCGTACCGGCCCCGGAGCGATCTAATGGGCTTCCACGCGCCCTGAGGCGTGCGGACTTGCACCTCCAGCCGGGTCAACGTCGCCTTCGGGACAACGACGACGCGGCGAACGCGCGCCGGATGTCGAAGCTCGACGACGGCTCCCGACCAGTCGCCGGGACGCTCGGCTCCGAACGTCTGGAAGACGGAGCCGTCGTCCACACGGTCCAGCCGTTCGCGGCCGACGATGCCGCAGCCCAGAACGGCAACCGTCGCGCACAGGAACGCGCAGAGCCAGACGCGGCATCGCGTGCGGCGGGAGGCTCGTACCGACGGCATCGTGGAGGTCCTCGGAGCGGGGCGCGCTGGCGTGAAGCCGACAAACCAGTTTCGCGAGAGGGTAGCACGCCGGTACGATCAAGTCCATTCCAGCACCAGCCGAGGGCGCTGAGTGTCCAACTTCCGCTCCCTGTTCGCATCGAAGCCGGTAATCGCCGTCATTCATCTGCCTCCGCTGCCCGGCAGCCCTCGGTGGGGCGACGACTGGGAGGCTGTCGAGGCGAGCGCGATCCACGACGCTGATGCCCTGGCTCGCGCTGGCGTCGATGGGATCATCGTCGAGAACTACGGGGACGCGCCATTCCTGCCGGGTTCTGTGGAACCGGTCACGGTCGCGGCGATGGCGGCGATTGTGACCGCGATTCGGCATCGCGTCGCCGGGCTCCCGCCGCTCGGCGTCAACGTCCTGCGGAACGATGCGCGCGCGGCGCTCTCCATCTGCGCGGCATGCCAGGCGCAGTTCATTCGGGTGAACGTCCACGTCGGAGCAGTCGTCGCAGACCAAGGAACCATCGAGGGCCGCGCCTGGGAGACGGCGCGTCTGCGGCGGAACCTGGCTCCGTGGGTGGCGATCCTCGCCGATGTAGGCGTCAAGCACGCGCAACCGTTGGCGGGGTTCGACATCGAAGGCGAAGCGCGCGACGCCGTCGAGCGCGGGCTCGCCGACGCGCTCATCGTGACCGGAGACGCGACCGGCTCGGAGACGGACTCGGACGACATCGTGGCGGTTCGGCGAGCCGGCTCCGCGCCGGTTCTCGTCGGAAGCGGCGTGACGCTGGAGACGGTTGACGACGCGATGGCACTGTCGGACGGCATCATCGTCGGCAGCGCGCTCAAGCGCGATGGGCGCGCCGGAAACTCGGTGGACGCCGAACGGACGCGGCGGTTCCTGGAAGCGGCTCGGACATCGTAGGAGAATGCAAGTGATCGGCAGAGGCGACGGACCACGGCTCGATGCGGCGTTCTTCGCGGCGCGGCGCGCGCAGTTGCTGGAAATGATGGGCGAGGATTCGCTCGCCGTCTTCGAGGGCATCACGTCGGCGGAGGGCAGGCCGCGTCAGGCGAGCGACTTCTACTATCTTAGCGGGTTCTCAGAGCCCAACGCCGTCTGCGCCGTCATGCGCGCGTCGGAGAAGCAATCCTTCTTCCTCTTCGTCGATCCGCGCGATCCGGCTCGGGAACGCTGGGACGGACCTCGCGCCGGGGTCGAGGGAGCCGTCAGCACGTTCGGCGCGGACGCGGCGTATCCCGTCGCCGATGTCGAGAAGGAGCTCGCCGAGCTCTTCCGACAGGTGAGAACCCTCTACTTCACGCCCAACATGAACACGCGCCTCGGGCGAAAGATCCTCGAGGTGTTCCAGTCATCGGCGAAGTCCTACGGCAGCGCCGGCAGGGGCGTCAACCAGCTCCGCGATCCCCAGTGGATCCTCGCGGAGCTGCGGATGCGCAAGACGCCCGAGGAGCTCGCGATGATCCGCCACGCCGCGCGGATCTCGTGCGATGTCTACGCTGACGTCTTACCGCGCATCGCGCCAGGGCGGTACGAGTACGAGATCGAAGCCGCGCTCGATTCCGGCTACCGTACGCGCGGAGCCGACGGGCCCGCCTATCCGAGCATCGTCGGGAGCGCGGAGAACGCGACCGTGCTCCACCACGTTCAGAACGACCGGCAGATGGCGTCCGGCGACCTCCTTCTCATCGACTCGGCGGCGGCGTATGGCCACTACTCGAGCGACGTGACGCGCACCTTTCCCGTCGGTGGGCGGTTCACGCCGGAGCAGCGGCGCGTCTACGAGGTGGTGCTGCGCGTTCAGAAGGCGATCCTGGAACGGTGCGCCCCGGGCATAGCGATCAAGGAGCTCCAGAGGTTAGCGACGACGGAGCTCACGCGCGGGATGGTCGAGCTTGGCTGGCTGGAAGATCGTCCCGTCGAGACCCTCATCGAGGAGGGAGCCCACAAGCCCTATTACATGCACGGCATCGGGCACCATATCGGGCTCGACACGCACGACGCGGGCCACTCGGAGAAGAACGGCGAGCCGTACCCGCTGGAACCGGGCATGGTCTTCACGGTGGAGCCGGGGCTGTACGTCTCCGAGTCCGAAGAGGGCAGGGCAGCGGCATGCGCTGGCATCGGCGTGCGGATCGAGGACACGGTCGTCATCACCGAGGATGGTCATGAGAACCTTACCGTGACCATCCCCAAGGAAATCGACGACGTCGAGGCGAGCGTCGCGCGAGCCTAGTGGTCAGTGACAGTGAAGTGTCGGTTTGTCCAACCCCCACGCTAACCCTCCCCCATGCAAGGGGGAGGGGACATGGCATCCTCCCCCCGCGAAGCGTGGGGGAGGATTGAGGTGGGGGGAAGACGCAATCTCCAAGGTAACTGACCACTAGCCGCAAGACGGCGAATGCCCTCTC contains:
- a CDS encoding M24 family metallopeptidase, with amino-acid sequence MGAPETRWTPNGRGGSWKRLGHRRRMQVIGRGDGPRLDAAFFAARRAQLLEMMGEDSLAVFEGITSAEGRPRQASDFYYLSGFSEPNAVCAVMRASEKQSFFLFVDPRDPARERWDGPRAGVEGAVSTFGADAAYPVADVEKELAELFRQVRTLYFTPNMNTRLGRKILEVFQSSAKSYGSAGRGVNQLRDPQWILAELRMRKTPEELAMIRHAARISCDVYADVLPRIAPGRYEYEIEAALDSGYRTRGADGPAYPSIVGSAENATVLHHVQNDRQMASGDLLLIDSAAAYGHYSSDVTRTFPVGGRFTPEQRRVYEVVLRVQKAILERCAPGIAIKELQRLATTELTRGMVELGWLEDRPVETLIEEGAHKPYYMHGIGHHIGLDTHDAGHSEKNGEPYPLEPGMVFTVEPGLYVSESEEGRAAACAGIGVRIEDTVVITEDGHENLTVTIPKEIDDVEASVARA